The DNA window GCTCTGGACTCATAATGAACCTGGTGAAACTGAGCTGCTCAGGGCTGAAGTTCAGTGTTGAGGTTTGAGGATGAGACACCAAACAATCAGATTGATTTCACACAGatcactctgtttttaaatttaaatctctGTGGCAAATCTGACCAAgcttcagttgtgtttttagaTTTCATGTGGAAGTGAAAGTGAGATGCTGCGTGCGTCGGTCAGAAACACAAGTCAACAGAATAATAACAAAGGTCTAATTATTTCAAAAGCTTTTAacttgaaatgtttaaatattgtcTGTGGCTGCTGCTCGGTACTTTGAGAGGCTGGTGTGGCGTCAGATGATGTTTTCGGAGCGTGTGCAGTGAGACAGCGTCATTAGCcagatgtgtttgtatgtgaatCCTGGTGGAAAATGGTCCCATCGTGCCAGATGTCTCTCCCGGGGCTTTAACAGAACGGCAGCCATCAGGGTTAGAGTTTAACTAAACCCACTcagttccacacacacagtctgcagctgcagctccatgtTTGTTATATTAGGGTTTTTAATGTGACGCTGTTAGTATCACAATCAACATCTGGACGAAGGAGGTTCAGGTATCCTCAGGTAAAAACAGTGACAAGTCTAATTAACGCAACTTTAAGAACTGGTAGATAAACTGTGCATGAACTATGTTTTAATATCCTGCTGAGTGAAGTGTCACGAAGCACACACGTGCATCCGAACTCATCTCCGCTGCAACTTGCACACAGCTTTCTGCAATGCACAGaatatttaatttatctgcatgtATCAAGACTATAATCAGAATCgtctttatttaaatgatgAATATAGTTAGttgattataaaaacaaaaaatattccTGCCTGGACGAGGCAGGCGGAGTGTTGGGGCAAGGttcagtcctgtgtgtgtgtgtgtgtgtgtgtgtgtgtgtgtgtgtgtgtgtgtgtgtgtgtgtgtgaggggaggggACGAGTGAGAGCTGCTGATAATGTGTTTCTTTCCTGTATTTCTTATTCTGGGATTTAAGGGACAGTGATGAGATCGACTGGATGTTACAGGAACAAGTAAATCTTGAGAATAATGTTAGTTAcaatttttcttcttcacttcaaCACTTTGATGTTTTGAATCTTTTCTTACTTAAGTGCAGTGATATGTTGAGCTATTGAGAGTTATTTGATATttcttaactttaaaaaaaaaagtttttaccCACTTTTTTTGATCCTCTGTCTTTTCTGATGGAATTTAACTGCAAGTGCAACATTTGCTGTTATGATGGACGACGGCTGTGACGGTTAAAAAGGTTTCACCTTAAAATCTTTTGGTTTTTGattaaatgtcatatttgactgGACAAGCGAGCACTGACTCTCCCGTCAGGATGACTCCAGACTGCGTGGGCTCCATCGAGCCGACAGCCCAGAGCGACGGGAGGCCTCGGGTGATGGGTTCGATCCTGAGCTTCGCCGCTTGCCTCATCATCTCCACCAACCTGCTGGTGGCGGTCGCTCTGCTGAAGCTGCTCCTGAAGAAGAGCAGCCAGAGCTGGTGCTTCGTTCTCAACTTGGCACTGGCCGACGCTCTGGTGGGTGTGGCCATCACCGGCCTGGCCACAGAGGACTTCAACGGCAACAGCGACAAAATCCCTCAGAGCCGACACAGCCACGTCACTGCTGCCCCGCCCACCAACGCCACGCCTCCTGCTCAGGGGAAGACCCGCTGTTTGATGCGAATGGCCTTTGTGACGTCGCCCTGCACGGCATCCATCATGTCCATGTTCCTGATCTCACTCGACCGGTACGCTGCCATCAAGAGGCCGCTGCAGTACTCCCTGCTGTCGGGGAGGGGGACGGCCGTCGGGTCCTTGCTGACTCTGTGGATCAGCTCCATCACTGTGGGATTCTCGCCAGGTGAGATTGAGAAATGTCAAACTGAACGATTGAAGAACTGAGGATTGTTTTCTTGATAATCTGTGTGTTTGAAGCATCATCACATGTGAAATAACTCGTGTTCCCTGACCCAGTCATGGTGCGGCAGCTACAGGCCGAGGGCTACAATGGCTTCTGTGCCTTCTTCTCCGTCATTCACGAGGTCGGCGTTATCATCTTGTTCAGCGTGTGCTTCTTCCCCGTGCTCTCCATGTTCATCTACATCTACCTGGACATCCTGAAGATCGCCTGCAGCCACCAGAAGCAGATCAGCCAGGTCAGACAAGCTGGCTCCAGGACGACCGACCACGGCCAGAGACATCAGCATCATCAGCAGCTGAGAAGTGGCTACTGGAGTCACGTCAAGGCCCTGAGGACGGTGGCGGTGCTTGTGGGCTGCCTCTTGGTGCTCTGGTGCCCCTTCTTCGTGGTGTGCATCGTGCACGTTCTGTGTCAGAGCTGTGAGCTCACCGACGTGTTGGAGAATCACCTGTGGCTGTTGGGTCTGACCAACTCGCTGATCAACCCCCTGGTGTACGCCTTCTGGCAGAGGGAGGTGCGGCTGCAGTTGGCGGCCATGTTTTCCTGCTTGACGGGCAGGTCGCTGGCTGCCGGACCTCCAGGTATCGCAGGAAGATACGACTCTGAGGCAGCTGTGCCGACTCAGGCCCGCAACAATGACAATGCCACGTCCAGCTTATAAAAGAACCAGAGGTGTCCACAGCTCGTCTCGATTCAGGATCCTTCTGAGGCTGCATATGAAGACAGAAGACTTTCGAGGGCTCCTTCAAACGCATccgacaaatgtgtccttccaaaGGCGGAACCTTCCTGACCCAACCTATCCCAAgattcattgcgcttcagtgacaaactgtttttcagagCGGTAAGAGCGACGAGATGTCCGATGCTTGTATCCAACAGCCAATGAGACATGTCAGGAAACCATGGGGCATTAAAACGTTCTCTCCGTGTCCAACTTCAGTTGTGATGACACAGCAGGAAGTTGGTGACGCTGCTCACGGAGAGTCCCTGTCGACCAGACGTCTCGTCTTGATTCAGCCTTCGCCGTCTACACAGCCCACAAGGGGGCGTCCTCCataggatgcagcccctgaattgagacacagctaattCGTATGATGCTTaaccaaaaataataatatcaacataTATATGAAGTATATTaatctaaaaacaaataaaaaataataaagttatgCCGTTCATAAACTCTTATGTGCCTCAGCCTGATTTGACCCATTTGTTTTACAGAATGTTATTTATAAGTTTGAACAGGAAACATTCTCCGTCAACTACACACTTATGAAGCCCCACCCCCCCGATACCTCGTCTCGTTTACACTGATGCTTCAGTGCATCTGTTCCACCTACGTCAGCGGCCGGGTCTCAGATTGTTCGAGCGGCTGTAATGAATCCGATTTGGCTCGAAATAATGTACAAATATctgcaaatacaaacaaacatggagaccaCGTGTTTGTCTTTAGCGGTAACTCAATGAGCGCCGCTCTATGTCAACCATGAAAAGAATTTATGTCCTTCACATTACTGGCTCTTGGGTTTTGCGTCTTCAGGCGACCGATGACGCACATGAAAAGTCGTTAACGTGCGAGCCCAACTTTAATAAAAGCCTCTGAGTGGGTTGCTCTTAGACTaattttaaaccttaaatgtaACATCatctaaaacacatttaattcacacattataaatatacatgaaataaatatattcaatggAAACAGCCCCACAAACCACAACAACTAGCAAACTttacacaacataaaacaacaacgAGGACCTGAAACAGGTGAGgagatgaaataatgaaaatgacatCAGCCGCTTCAGTTGGACATTTccaataataaactttatccTCCAGTGTTTGATGAATCAGTTTTtggttttagatttttaaagCCCCGTCTGCACAAAGTAAACTGAAGCGGGTCGGATCACAAACAACACGCAGCAGCAAAGGTCATGAGACAGACTGGAACCTGCAGCATTACACACGAATGATGAGCCCAGGCCCTCGGACGCCTTTATTTCATGCTGCTTTATCACATCCGTGTGATTAAGTAGCTTTAAGCTGATGTTTGTCAGATAACGGACGAGCCTGCACAGGTTTTATAGCTGGCTCATGATTATCGTCCACTTTACGAGTGTATCGACGAAGCACTCACCAGATGATGTCTGTGGATTCTACGTGGGGTCACAAAGCAAACACTTCCTCCAGCGTGTGTTGTGTCTATAAAGTGTAATCAGAGCAGCAGAAGTGGAAAATGCAGCTGATTTACCTTTGGCTGTTTTGCGCCGCGTCATATCTTCTGTTTAACCTTCTTCTCCTTGTGTAAACAATTTGAAAAGGTTTGTGGACGTCACTTCTGCCGCTCTCACACAAATTAAAGAACATTTCTGCTTTCATTAAACCTTCGTCTTGtttttgaaggtttttttcAGTTGGATTTGAGTTTTGTGACGTTTTCACATCTTCCTTGTAATTTATCGTCTGAACCAAAgtatcaggtgtgaaaggttcctccGGCCACGGGCTGGACGCGGTCTGGGTCTTTGTGGAtggttcagactttcagacCAAAGGCatcaaacaacagaagaagaaaaagaagaagtctTCGCCCAACAGAAGAGAGTGTCACTCCGCAGAGCTCAAACCTGATAAACACTGAAATGGAAACACAATCAGACGCTCTCACGTCGAGCTGCTCGTAAAGTTCACACTATGTGGAACACATACAGTTTAAAACAGAATCAAGAGAAACCAAGAGACAAAGATATTTATTAACAAGCTGCAGACACAACAGACTGAGAGGCTATGAAGGGAAACATCCCTCTGATGACTGTTAATGTATATTTCTAATAAACTGGAATGGTCtccacaacaaaaaataaatcgaTCATCCACATCATCcattcagaaaa is part of the Paralichthys olivaceus isolate ysfri-2021 chromosome 15, ASM2471397v2, whole genome shotgun sequence genome and encodes:
- the LOC109646456 gene encoding glucose-dependent insulinotropic receptor, which translates into the protein MSYLTGQASTDSPVRMTPDCVGSIEPTAQSDGRPRVMGSILSFAACLIISTNLLVAVALLKLLLKKSSQSWCFVLNLALADALVGVAITGLATEDFNGNSDKIPQSRHSHVTAAPPTNATPPAQGKTRCLMRMAFVTSPCTASIMSMFLISLDRYAAIKRPLQYSLLSGRGTAVGSLLTLWISSITVGFSPVMVRQLQAEGYNGFCAFFSVIHEVGVIILFSVCFFPVLSMFIYIYLDILKIACSHQKQISQVRQAGSRTTDHGQRHQHHQQLRSGYWSHVKALRTVAVLVGCLLVLWCPFFVVCIVHVLCQSCELTDVLENHLWLLGLTNSLINPLVYAFWQREVRLQLAAMFSCLTGRSLAAGPPGIAGRYDSEAAVPTQARNNDNATSSL